The following coding sequences are from one Oncorhynchus kisutch isolate 150728-3 linkage group LG23, Okis_V2, whole genome shotgun sequence window:
- the LOC109868312 gene encoding AP2-associated protein kinase 1 isoform X10, which produces MRKFFDSSRRELVSSGPGSGGGSSGSSHVGGNLIGRSCTIGRHQVTIEETVAEGGFAIVFLVRTSQGLRCALKRMYVNNEHDLQVCKREIQIMKDLVGHKNIVGYLDSSITTCGGGDVWEVLILMDYCKGGQVVNLMNQRLQTGFTEAEVLQIFCDTCDAVSRLHQGKTPIIHRDLKVENILLHDKGHYVLCDFGSATNKFQNPQIEGVPIVDDEIKKYTTLSYRAPEMVNLYNSKIITTKADIWAMGCLLYKLCYFTLPFGESQVAICDASFTIPDNSRYSYNLHCLIRYMLEPDPDKRPDIYQVSYFAFKLARRDCPVQNVKNSPIPAQLPEPIKASEAAAAKKSQSQTQSKARLTDPVPTTETSITPRQRPKAGHAQPSTGILPIQPAALTPRKRANLPALPLGVNLNLAQQAAALQSQKAQITALPQPVTGRSQNPPSQATLQLGGKPQAGAQQKQTSLPALSKTPPHSPKAAEHTPSDFTQNSVGGLPGSDSTQPLQEATAEDGLNQLISVGTIPPNSTQSLQQSMCEPAQDGNFAAFSPSPASAPGPLIGSLSQPAWNPFGDDDFSNLSAEHLINKDLVDEQADDVSAGVETAPIEDLIPGLLEVSSPGETAHQPAVEQSEDLLGLDTGESLTVPVPFSILALSDTPEKLIEGLKSPDTHLLLPDLLSMADPFSGTMEEAVNVVGPIEESLVSLDFLIPGLEAPVSQSETDSALLPDPLLGEDTLLGCSLISPPSGASSLSSVPASTGTGSVLDEFDLVSASCTQLLADSSDLLISGFEPVPSADTGNEDEFDPIPVMGSKTSSQDLQREPSSCETLPGSSRTDSSGPAVEEEHRQRLPFAHSSIIPPSLYPDETNSHPLLSKSSDQPIKPGQKQSQCLSPPTQQHTVPSPDIFLQAPFRIAGKEGRDVFTNSPFPLAHKPALPSDPFLQAPFGKRNEISGAAVSVSHPPQPNKQPLCQVQPNTHHPHSLLHPSVQGKVLFTPVAAPRPIIWQAQPRYSRCSEVPLPQQPVAAHRVVSSVGQQAAVGSVAVGPLHSWTIGGRAIVDPFVRAPFHPRCQQGKP; this is translated from the exons ATGAGGAAGTTCTTTGATTCATCTCGTCGGGAGTTGGTCAGTTCAGGACCTGGTTCTGGTGGAGGTAGCAGTGGATCCAGCCATGTAGGTGGCAATTTAATTGGACGTTCATGTACCATAGGGCGGCACCAAGTCACTATTGAAGAAACAGTGGCCGAAG gGGGTTTTGCCATCGTGTTCCTGGTACGAACCAGCCAAGGACTCCGCTGTGCCCTCAAGAGGATGTATGTCAACAATGAGCACGACCTACAGGTGTGCAAGCGAGAGATCCAGATCATG AAGGACCTGGTCGGCCATAAGAACATCGTTGGCTATCTGGACTCTAGTATCACCACttgtggaggaggagatgtgtggGAAGTGCTCATCCTCATGGACTACTGTAAAG GGGGCCAGGTGGTGAACCTGATGAACCAACGTCTGCAGACAGGCTTCACAGAGGCAGAGGTGCTGCAGATCTTCTGTGACACATGTGACGCAGTGTCTCGACTGCACCAGGGCAAGACACCCATCATCCACAGGGACCTCAAG GTGGAGAACATCCTGTTACATGATAAAGGCCACTATGTGCTGTGTGACTTTGGCAGCGCTACCAATAAGTTCCAGAACCCACAGATTGAAGGAGTGCCAATAGTCGATGATGAAATAAAAAA GTACACCACTCTGTCATATCGTGCCCCTGAGATGGTAAACCTCTACAATAGCAAGATTATCACTACTAAAGCTGACATATGG gcGATGGGCTGTTTGCTGTATAAGCTGTGCTACTTCACTCTACCCTTCGGGGAGAGTCAGGTGGCCATCTGTGATGCCAGCTTCACCATTCCTGACAATTCCCGCTACTCCTACAACCTGCACTGCCTCATCC GGTACATGCTGGAGCCCGACCCTGACAAAAGGCCTGACATCTACCAGGTGTCCTACTTTGCTTTTAAATTGGCTCGTCGCGACTGCCCTGTTCAGAATGTGAAG AACTCTCCAATTCCTGCTCAACTCCCTGAGCCAATCAAAGCCAGTGAGGCAGCTGCAGCGAAGAAGAGCCAGAGCCAGACACAGAGTAAGGCCAG GTTGACAGATCCTGTCCCCACCACTGAGACCTCCATCACGCCACGGCAGAGGCCCAAAGCTGGCCATGCCCAGCCCAGCACTGGCATCCTGCCAATTCAACCGGCTGCCCTCACCCCTCGCAAACGGGCCAATCTCCCTGCCCTTCCTCTCG GAGTCAACTTAAACCTTGCCCAGCAAGCGGCAGCCCTCCAATCACAGAAGGCACAGATCACAGCTCTGCCTCAGCCAGTGACCGGCCGTTCACAGAACCCTCCTAGTCAGGCCACACTTCAGCTGGGTGGAAAGCCCCAAGCTGGTGCTCAGCAGAAGCAG acttctcttcctgctctgtccAAGACTCCGCCCCACTCTCCAAAGGCTGCAGAGCACACCCCGAGTGACTTTACCCAGAATTCGGTCGGTGGGCTACCTGGAAGTGACTCCACCCAGCCACTGCAAGAGGCCACAGCAGAAGATGGCCTCAACCAGTTAAT ATCTGTTGGTACAATTCCACCCAATTCTACCCAGTCCCTTCAGCAGAGTATGTGTGAACCAGCCCAGGATGGCAACTTTGCTGCCTTTTCCCCTTCCCCTGCCTCTGCCCCTGGCCCTCTCATCGGCTCCCTCAGTCAGCCCGCCTGGAACCCTTTTGGTGATGATGACTTCTCCAATCTCAGTGCGGAGCATCTGATTAACAAGGACTTGGTTGACGAACAGGCTGATG ACGTGTCTGCAGGGGTGGAGACGGCCCCCATAGAGGACCTGATACCTGGCCTGCTGGAGGTCTCCTCCCCTGGGGAAACAGCCCACCAACCTGCTG TAGAGCAATCTGAAGACCTCCTTGGCCTGGATACAGGAGAGTCTTTGACTGTTCCGGTCCCGTTCAGCATCCTAGCACTCTCAGACACTCCAG AGAAGCTTATTGAGGGACTGAAGTCCCCAGATACGCACCTCCTGCTCCCTGACCTCCTGTCCATGGCTGATCCTTTTAGTGGAACTATGGAGGAGGCTGTCAATG TAGTGGGTCCAATAGAGGAGTCTCTGGTGAGTCTGGACTTTCTCATCCCTGGTCTGGAAGCTCCTGTGTCCCAGTCTGAGACAGACTCTGCACTGCTTCCTG aCCCCCTGCTTGGGGAAGACACTCTGCTGGgctgctctctcatctctcccccctctggagcctcctctctctcctctgttcccgcTTCCACTGGCACTGGGTCTGTTCTGGATGAGTTTGACCTGGTATCTGCGAGTTGCACCCAGCTGTTGGCAG ACTCCTCTGATCTCCTGATCTCAGGCTTTGAGCCTGTGCCAAGTGCAGATACGGGCAACGAGGATGAGTTTGACCCCATCCCTGTCATGGGCTCCAAAACCTCCTCTCAAG ACCTGCAGAGGGAACCTAGCAGCTGTGAGACACTACCAGGTTCTTCCAGGACCGACAGCTCTGGACCAGCTGTTGAAGAGGAGCACAGACAGAGACTTCCCTTTGCCCACAGCAGCATCATTCCCCCCTCACTGTACCCAGATGAGACAAACTCTCACCCGTTGCTTTCTAAGTCCTCTGACCAGCCAATCAAGCCTGGCCAGAAACAGTCCCAGTGTCTCTCACCTCCTACACAGCAGCACACAGTCCCCTCCCCTGATATCTTCCTGCAGGCCCCTTTCAGGATTGCAGGGAAAGAAGGGAGAGATGTGTTTACCAATTCCCCTTTCCCTCTGGCCCACAAGCCTGCTCTGCCATCTGATCCTTTCCTCCAGGCCCCCTTTGGGAAGAGGAATGAGATATCTGGGgctgctgtctctgtctcccaccCTCCACAGCCCAACAAACAGCCCCTCTGCCAGGTTCAGCCAAACACCCACCATCCCCATAGTCTTTTACATCCCAGTGTCCAGGGGAAGGTCCTGTTCACACCTGTTGCTGCCCCTAGGCCCATCATCTGGCAGGCCCAGCCCAGGTACTCCCGGTGCTCAGAGGTCCCCCTACCCCAGCAGCCTGTCGCAGCCCACCGAGTGGTCTCCAGTGTGGGGCAGCAGGCTGCTGTGGGCTCGGTGGCTGTGGGCCCCCTGCACTCCTGGACCATTGGAGGCAGAGCTATAGTGGATCCATTCGTCAGGGCCCCCTTCCACCCCAGATGCCAACAGGGAAAGCCTTGA
- the LOC109868312 gene encoding AP2-associated protein kinase 1 isoform X9 gives MRKFFDSSRRELVSSGPGSGGGSSGSSHVGGNLIGRSCTIGRHQVTIEETVAEGGFAIVFLVRTSQGLRCALKRMYVNNEHDLQVCKREIQIMKDLVGHKNIVGYLDSSITTCGGGDVWEVLILMDYCKGGQVVNLMNQRLQTGFTEAEVLQIFCDTCDAVSRLHQGKTPIIHRDLKVENILLHDKGHYVLCDFGSATNKFQNPQIEGVPIVDDEIKKYTTLSYRAPEMVNLYNSKIITTKADIWAMGCLLYKLCYFTLPFGESQVAICDASFTIPDNSRYSYNLHCLIRYMLEPDPDKRPDIYQVSYFAFKLARRDCPVQNVKNSPIPAQLPEPIKASEAAAAKKSQSQTQSKARLTDPVPTTETSITPRQRPKAGHAQPSTGILPIQPAALTPRKRANLPALPLGVNLNLAQQAAALQSQKAQITALPQPVTGRSQNPPSQATLQLGGKPQAGAQQKQPGQLQQQPIAAAVTAAGGGVPPVQAKTEAPSAPLQAVPPSLASPTPQKTQVPSSPAPPKAPARRKQAGQSQTQQQPTAQPTPVQPPAAQQPTAQQQPVPLQPVPLQPVTQQPPVQAQSIPAKTSQNTAETETTSLPALSKTPPHSPKAAEHTPSDFTQNSVGGLPGSDSTQPLQEATAEDGLNQLISVGTIPPNSTQSLQQSMCEPAQDGNFAAFSPSPASAPGPLIGSLSQPAWNPFGDDDFSNLSAEHLINKDLVDEQADDVSAGVETAPIEDLIPGLLEVSSPGETAHQPAEQSEDLLGLDTGESLTVPVPFSILALSDTPDPLLGEDTLLGCSLISPPSGASSLSSVPASTGTGSVLDEFDLVSASCTQLLADSSDLLISGFEPVPSADTGNEDEFDPIPVMGSKTSSQDLQREPSSCETLPGSSRTDSSGPAVEEEHRQRLPFAHSSIIPPSLYPDETNSHPLLSKSSDQPIKPGQKQSQCLSPPTQQHTVPSPDIFLQAPFRIAGKEGRDVFTNSPFPLAHKPALPSDPFLQAPFGKRNEISGAAVSVSHPPQPNKQPLCQVQPNTHHPHSLLHPSVQGKVLFTPVAAPRPIIWQAQPRYSRCSEVPLPQQPVAAHRVVSSVGQQAAVGSVAVGPLHSWTIGGRAIVDPFVRAPFHPRCQQGKP, from the exons ATGAGGAAGTTCTTTGATTCATCTCGTCGGGAGTTGGTCAGTTCAGGACCTGGTTCTGGTGGAGGTAGCAGTGGATCCAGCCATGTAGGTGGCAATTTAATTGGACGTTCATGTACCATAGGGCGGCACCAAGTCACTATTGAAGAAACAGTGGCCGAAG gGGGTTTTGCCATCGTGTTCCTGGTACGAACCAGCCAAGGACTCCGCTGTGCCCTCAAGAGGATGTATGTCAACAATGAGCACGACCTACAGGTGTGCAAGCGAGAGATCCAGATCATG AAGGACCTGGTCGGCCATAAGAACATCGTTGGCTATCTGGACTCTAGTATCACCACttgtggaggaggagatgtgtggGAAGTGCTCATCCTCATGGACTACTGTAAAG GGGGCCAGGTGGTGAACCTGATGAACCAACGTCTGCAGACAGGCTTCACAGAGGCAGAGGTGCTGCAGATCTTCTGTGACACATGTGACGCAGTGTCTCGACTGCACCAGGGCAAGACACCCATCATCCACAGGGACCTCAAG GTGGAGAACATCCTGTTACATGATAAAGGCCACTATGTGCTGTGTGACTTTGGCAGCGCTACCAATAAGTTCCAGAACCCACAGATTGAAGGAGTGCCAATAGTCGATGATGAAATAAAAAA GTACACCACTCTGTCATATCGTGCCCCTGAGATGGTAAACCTCTACAATAGCAAGATTATCACTACTAAAGCTGACATATGG gcGATGGGCTGTTTGCTGTATAAGCTGTGCTACTTCACTCTACCCTTCGGGGAGAGTCAGGTGGCCATCTGTGATGCCAGCTTCACCATTCCTGACAATTCCCGCTACTCCTACAACCTGCACTGCCTCATCC GGTACATGCTGGAGCCCGACCCTGACAAAAGGCCTGACATCTACCAGGTGTCCTACTTTGCTTTTAAATTGGCTCGTCGCGACTGCCCTGTTCAGAATGTGAAG AACTCTCCAATTCCTGCTCAACTCCCTGAGCCAATCAAAGCCAGTGAGGCAGCTGCAGCGAAGAAGAGCCAGAGCCAGACACAGAGTAAGGCCAG GTTGACAGATCCTGTCCCCACCACTGAGACCTCCATCACGCCACGGCAGAGGCCCAAAGCTGGCCATGCCCAGCCCAGCACTGGCATCCTGCCAATTCAACCGGCTGCCCTCACCCCTCGCAAACGGGCCAATCTCCCTGCCCTTCCTCTCG GAGTCAACTTAAACCTTGCCCAGCAAGCGGCAGCCCTCCAATCACAGAAGGCACAGATCACAGCTCTGCCTCAGCCAGTGACCGGCCGTTCACAGAACCCTCCTAGTCAGGCCACACTTCAGCTGGGTGGAAAGCCCCAAGCTGGTGCTCAGCAGAAGCAG CCAGGGCAACTGCAGCAGCAGCCAATCGCGGCAGCAGTCACCGCAGCAGGGGGAGGAGTCCCACCTGTGCAGGCCAAGACGGAGGCCCCGAGCGCCCCACTACAGGCCGTGCCTCCCTCGCTGGCCAGTCCCACCCCCCAGAAGACCCAGGTCCCGTCTAGCCCAGCCCCACCCAAAGCCCCAGCACGTCGTAAGCAGGCCGGCCAGAGCCAGACCCAGCAGCAGCCAACCGCTCAGCCCACTCCAGTCCAACCTCCGGCTGCACAGCAGCCTACAGCTCAGCAGCAACCAGTTCCTCTACAACCAGTTCCTCTACAACCAGTGACCCAGCAGCCACCTGTCCAGGCCCAGTCCATCCCTGCTAAAACCAGTCAGAACACAGCTGAGACAGAGACG acttctcttcctgctctgtccAAGACTCCGCCCCACTCTCCAAAGGCTGCAGAGCACACCCCGAGTGACTTTACCCAGAATTCGGTCGGTGGGCTACCTGGAAGTGACTCCACCCAGCCACTGCAAGAGGCCACAGCAGAAGATGGCCTCAACCAGTTAAT ATCTGTTGGTACAATTCCACCCAATTCTACCCAGTCCCTTCAGCAGAGTATGTGTGAACCAGCCCAGGATGGCAACTTTGCTGCCTTTTCCCCTTCCCCTGCCTCTGCCCCTGGCCCTCTCATCGGCTCCCTCAGTCAGCCCGCCTGGAACCCTTTTGGTGATGATGACTTCTCCAATCTCAGTGCGGAGCATCTGATTAACAAGGACTTGGTTGACGAACAGGCTGATG ACGTGTCTGCAGGGGTGGAGACGGCCCCCATAGAGGACCTGATACCTGGCCTGCTGGAGGTCTCCTCCCCTGGGGAAACAGCCCACCAACCTGCTG AGCAATCTGAAGACCTCCTTGGCCTGGATACAGGAGAGTCTTTGACTGTTCCGGTCCCGTTCAGCATCCTAGCACTCTCAGACACTCCAG aCCCCCTGCTTGGGGAAGACACTCTGCTGGgctgctctctcatctctcccccctctggagcctcctctctctcctctgttcccgcTTCCACTGGCACTGGGTCTGTTCTGGATGAGTTTGACCTGGTATCTGCGAGTTGCACCCAGCTGTTGGCAG ACTCCTCTGATCTCCTGATCTCAGGCTTTGAGCCTGTGCCAAGTGCAGATACGGGCAACGAGGATGAGTTTGACCCCATCCCTGTCATGGGCTCCAAAACCTCCTCTCAAG ACCTGCAGAGGGAACCTAGCAGCTGTGAGACACTACCAGGTTCTTCCAGGACCGACAGCTCTGGACCAGCTGTTGAAGAGGAGCACAGACAGAGACTTCCCTTTGCCCACAGCAGCATCATTCCCCCCTCACTGTACCCAGATGAGACAAACTCTCACCCGTTGCTTTCTAAGTCCTCTGACCAGCCAATCAAGCCTGGCCAGAAACAGTCCCAGTGTCTCTCACCTCCTACACAGCAGCACACAGTCCCCTCCCCTGATATCTTCCTGCAGGCCCCTTTCAGGATTGCAGGGAAAGAAGGGAGAGATGTGTTTACCAATTCCCCTTTCCCTCTGGCCCACAAGCCTGCTCTGCCATCTGATCCTTTCCTCCAGGCCCCCTTTGGGAAGAGGAATGAGATATCTGGGgctgctgtctctgtctcccaccCTCCACAGCCCAACAAACAGCCCCTCTGCCAGGTTCAGCCAAACACCCACCATCCCCATAGTCTTTTACATCCCAGTGTCCAGGGGAAGGTCCTGTTCACACCTGTTGCTGCCCCTAGGCCCATCATCTGGCAGGCCCAGCCCAGGTACTCCCGGTGCTCAGAGGTCCCCCTACCCCAGCAGCCTGTCGCAGCCCACCGAGTGGTCTCCAGTGTGGGGCAGCAGGCTGCTGTGGGCTCGGTGGCTGTGGGCCCCCTGCACTCCTGGACCATTGGAGGCAGAGCTATAGTGGATCCATTCGTCAGGGCCCCCTTCCACCCCAGATGCCAACAGGGAAAGCCTTGA
- the LOC109868312 gene encoding AP2-associated protein kinase 1 isoform X3, protein MRKFFDSSRRELVSSGPGSGGGSSGSSHVGGNLIGRSCTIGRHQVTIEETVAEGGFAIVFLVRTSQGLRCALKRMYVNNEHDLQVCKREIQIMKDLVGHKNIVGYLDSSITTCGGGDVWEVLILMDYCKGGQVVNLMNQRLQTGFTEAEVLQIFCDTCDAVSRLHQGKTPIIHRDLKVENILLHDKGHYVLCDFGSATNKFQNPQIEGVPIVDDEIKKYTTLSYRAPEMVNLYNSKIITTKADIWAMGCLLYKLCYFTLPFGESQVAICDASFTIPDNSRYSYNLHCLIRYMLEPDPDKRPDIYQVSYFAFKLARRDCPVQNVKNSPIPAQLPEPIKASEAAAAKKSQSQTQSKARLTDPVPTTETSITPRQRPKAGHAQPSTGILPIQPAALTPRKRANLPALPLGVNLNLAQQAAALQSQKAQITALPQPVTGRSQNPPSQATLQLGGKPQAGAQQKQPGQLQQQPIAAAVTAAGGGVPPVQAKTEAPSAPLQAVPPSLASPTPQKTQVPSSPAPPKAPARRKQAGQSQTQQQPTAQPTPVQPPAAQQPTAQQQPVPLQPVPLQPVTQQPPVQAQSIPAKTSQNTAETETTSLPALSKTPPHSPKAAEHTPSDFTQNSVGGLPGSDSTQPLQEATAEDGLNQLISVGTIPPNSTQSLQQSMCEPAQDGNFAAFSPSPASAPGPLIGSLSQPAWNPFGDDDFSNLSAEHLINKDLVDEQADDVSAGVETAPIEDLIPGLLEVSSPGETAHQPAVEQSEDLLGLDTGESLTVPVPFSILALSDTPEKLIEGLKSPDTHLLLPDLLSMADPFSGTMEEAVNVGPIEESLVSLDFLIPGLEAPVSQSETDSALLPDPLLGEDTLLGCSLISPPSGASSLSSVPASTGTGSVLDEFDLVSASCTQLLADSSDLLISGFEPVPSADTGNEDEFDPIPVMGSKTSSQDLQREPSSCETLPGSSRTDSSGPAVEEEHRQRLPFAHSSIIPPSLYPDETNSHPLLSKSSDQPIKPGQKQSQCLSPPTQQHTVPSPDIFLQAPFRIAGKEGRDVFTNSPFPLAHKPALPSDPFLQAPFGKRNEISGAAVSVSHPPQPNKQPLCQVQPNTHHPHSLLHPSVQGKVLFTPVAAPRPIIWQAQPRYSRCSEVPLPQQPVAAHRVVSSVGQQAAVGSVAVGPLHSWTIGGRAIVDPFVRAPFHPRCQQGKP, encoded by the exons ATGAGGAAGTTCTTTGATTCATCTCGTCGGGAGTTGGTCAGTTCAGGACCTGGTTCTGGTGGAGGTAGCAGTGGATCCAGCCATGTAGGTGGCAATTTAATTGGACGTTCATGTACCATAGGGCGGCACCAAGTCACTATTGAAGAAACAGTGGCCGAAG gGGGTTTTGCCATCGTGTTCCTGGTACGAACCAGCCAAGGACTCCGCTGTGCCCTCAAGAGGATGTATGTCAACAATGAGCACGACCTACAGGTGTGCAAGCGAGAGATCCAGATCATG AAGGACCTGGTCGGCCATAAGAACATCGTTGGCTATCTGGACTCTAGTATCACCACttgtggaggaggagatgtgtggGAAGTGCTCATCCTCATGGACTACTGTAAAG GGGGCCAGGTGGTGAACCTGATGAACCAACGTCTGCAGACAGGCTTCACAGAGGCAGAGGTGCTGCAGATCTTCTGTGACACATGTGACGCAGTGTCTCGACTGCACCAGGGCAAGACACCCATCATCCACAGGGACCTCAAG GTGGAGAACATCCTGTTACATGATAAAGGCCACTATGTGCTGTGTGACTTTGGCAGCGCTACCAATAAGTTCCAGAACCCACAGATTGAAGGAGTGCCAATAGTCGATGATGAAATAAAAAA GTACACCACTCTGTCATATCGTGCCCCTGAGATGGTAAACCTCTACAATAGCAAGATTATCACTACTAAAGCTGACATATGG gcGATGGGCTGTTTGCTGTATAAGCTGTGCTACTTCACTCTACCCTTCGGGGAGAGTCAGGTGGCCATCTGTGATGCCAGCTTCACCATTCCTGACAATTCCCGCTACTCCTACAACCTGCACTGCCTCATCC GGTACATGCTGGAGCCCGACCCTGACAAAAGGCCTGACATCTACCAGGTGTCCTACTTTGCTTTTAAATTGGCTCGTCGCGACTGCCCTGTTCAGAATGTGAAG AACTCTCCAATTCCTGCTCAACTCCCTGAGCCAATCAAAGCCAGTGAGGCAGCTGCAGCGAAGAAGAGCCAGAGCCAGACACAGAGTAAGGCCAG GTTGACAGATCCTGTCCCCACCACTGAGACCTCCATCACGCCACGGCAGAGGCCCAAAGCTGGCCATGCCCAGCCCAGCACTGGCATCCTGCCAATTCAACCGGCTGCCCTCACCCCTCGCAAACGGGCCAATCTCCCTGCCCTTCCTCTCG GAGTCAACTTAAACCTTGCCCAGCAAGCGGCAGCCCTCCAATCACAGAAGGCACAGATCACAGCTCTGCCTCAGCCAGTGACCGGCCGTTCACAGAACCCTCCTAGTCAGGCCACACTTCAGCTGGGTGGAAAGCCCCAAGCTGGTGCTCAGCAGAAGCAG CCAGGGCAACTGCAGCAGCAGCCAATCGCGGCAGCAGTCACCGCAGCAGGGGGAGGAGTCCCACCTGTGCAGGCCAAGACGGAGGCCCCGAGCGCCCCACTACAGGCCGTGCCTCCCTCGCTGGCCAGTCCCACCCCCCAGAAGACCCAGGTCCCGTCTAGCCCAGCCCCACCCAAAGCCCCAGCACGTCGTAAGCAGGCCGGCCAGAGCCAGACCCAGCAGCAGCCAACCGCTCAGCCCACTCCAGTCCAACCTCCGGCTGCACAGCAGCCTACAGCTCAGCAGCAACCAGTTCCTCTACAACCAGTTCCTCTACAACCAGTGACCCAGCAGCCACCTGTCCAGGCCCAGTCCATCCCTGCTAAAACCAGTCAGAACACAGCTGAGACAGAGACG acttctcttcctgctctgtccAAGACTCCGCCCCACTCTCCAAAGGCTGCAGAGCACACCCCGAGTGACTTTACCCAGAATTCGGTCGGTGGGCTACCTGGAAGTGACTCCACCCAGCCACTGCAAGAGGCCACAGCAGAAGATGGCCTCAACCAGTTAAT ATCTGTTGGTACAATTCCACCCAATTCTACCCAGTCCCTTCAGCAGAGTATGTGTGAACCAGCCCAGGATGGCAACTTTGCTGCCTTTTCCCCTTCCCCTGCCTCTGCCCCTGGCCCTCTCATCGGCTCCCTCAGTCAGCCCGCCTGGAACCCTTTTGGTGATGATGACTTCTCCAATCTCAGTGCGGAGCATCTGATTAACAAGGACTTGGTTGACGAACAGGCTGATG ACGTGTCTGCAGGGGTGGAGACGGCCCCCATAGAGGACCTGATACCTGGCCTGCTGGAGGTCTCCTCCCCTGGGGAAACAGCCCACCAACCTGCTG TAGAGCAATCTGAAGACCTCCTTGGCCTGGATACAGGAGAGTCTTTGACTGTTCCGGTCCCGTTCAGCATCCTAGCACTCTCAGACACTCCAG AGAAGCTTATTGAGGGACTGAAGTCCCCAGATACGCACCTCCTGCTCCCTGACCTCCTGTCCATGGCTGATCCTTTTAGTGGAACTATGGAGGAGGCTGTCAATG TGGGTCCAATAGAGGAGTCTCTGGTGAGTCTGGACTTTCTCATCCCTGGTCTGGAAGCTCCTGTGTCCCAGTCTGAGACAGACTCTGCACTGCTTCCTG aCCCCCTGCTTGGGGAAGACACTCTGCTGGgctgctctctcatctctcccccctctggagcctcctctctctcctctgttcccgcTTCCACTGGCACTGGGTCTGTTCTGGATGAGTTTGACCTGGTATCTGCGAGTTGCACCCAGCTGTTGGCAG ACTCCTCTGATCTCCTGATCTCAGGCTTTGAGCCTGTGCCAAGTGCAGATACGGGCAACGAGGATGAGTTTGACCCCATCCCTGTCATGGGCTCCAAAACCTCCTCTCAAG ACCTGCAGAGGGAACCTAGCAGCTGTGAGACACTACCAGGTTCTTCCAGGACCGACAGCTCTGGACCAGCTGTTGAAGAGGAGCACAGACAGAGACTTCCCTTTGCCCACAGCAGCATCATTCCCCCCTCACTGTACCCAGATGAGACAAACTCTCACCCGTTGCTTTCTAAGTCCTCTGACCAGCCAATCAAGCCTGGCCAGAAACAGTCCCAGTGTCTCTCACCTCCTACACAGCAGCACACAGTCCCCTCCCCTGATATCTTCCTGCAGGCCCCTTTCAGGATTGCAGGGAAAGAAGGGAGAGATGTGTTTACCAATTCCCCTTTCCCTCTGGCCCACAAGCCTGCTCTGCCATCTGATCCTTTCCTCCAGGCCCCCTTTGGGAAGAGGAATGAGATATCTGGGgctgctgtctctgtctcccaccCTCCACAGCCCAACAAACAGCCCCTCTGCCAGGTTCAGCCAAACACCCACCATCCCCATAGTCTTTTACATCCCAGTGTCCAGGGGAAGGTCCTGTTCACACCTGTTGCTGCCCCTAGGCCCATCATCTGGCAGGCCCAGCCCAGGTACTCCCGGTGCTCAGAGGTCCCCCTACCCCAGCAGCCTGTCGCAGCCCACCGAGTGGTCTCCAGTGTGGGGCAGCAGGCTGCTGTGGGCTCGGTGGCTGTGGGCCCCCTGCACTCCTGGACCATTGGAGGCAGAGCTATAGTGGATCCATTCGTCAGGGCCCCCTTCCACCCCAGATGCCAACAGGGAAAGCCTTGA